The Tursiops truncatus isolate mTurTru1 chromosome 6, mTurTru1.mat.Y, whole genome shotgun sequence genome includes a window with the following:
- the LOC101326985 gene encoding molybdopterin synthase sulfur carrier subunit-like: protein MVPQCQVEVLYFAKSAKITGIRSETISVPQEIKALQLWNEIETQHSGLTDVRNQVIFAVPQEYVKLGDQLLLLQSGDEIAIIPPTPPPPVSGG, encoded by the coding sequence ATGGTGCCACAGTGCCAGGTGGAAGTGTTGTATTTTGCAAAAAGTGCTAAAATAACAGGAATTCGTTCGGAGACCATTTCTGTGCcacaagaaataaaagcattgcAGCTGTGGAATGAGATAGAAACGCAACATTCTGGATTGACTGATGTCAGAAATCAGGTGATATTTGCTGTTCCTCAAGAATATGTCAAGCTTGGAGATCAGCTCCTCCTGCTTCAATCAGGAGACGAAATTGCCattatcccccccacccccccgcccccggttAGTGGAGGATAG